Proteins from one Salmo salar chromosome ssa07, Ssal_v3.1, whole genome shotgun sequence genomic window:
- the LOC106608492 gene encoding uncharacterized protein, producing MADQEHIEIDTLLDMPAPGRSRTGRAAALARLLHQDCTHLLELYRERESLLSDHTPAGDRIVSLSLSSPDLSSDEQVQLLHSALRKCLGLLECLILREEEEMGELEGEYETLRKSVRDRLGHLLHSTKVLLETEEDVTPDHQCNEEVDGVVGTFGAKMWTYRVLLELIHWADSASQTLHVLHSEREGREEI from the exons ATGGCTGATCAGGAGCACATTGAGATAGACACGCTCCTAGACATGCCTGCACCGGGGCGATCTAGAACGGGGAGAGCAGCGGCTCTGGCTCGGCTACTGCACCAGGACTGCACTCATCTTCTGGAGCTATAT agggagagggagagcctCTTGTCAGACCACACCCCAGCGGGGGACCGCatcgtgtccctctctctgtcctcgcctGACCTCAGCTCTGACGAGCAGGTTCAGCTGCTACACTCAGCCCTGCGCAAATGCTTGGGACTACTGGAGTGTCTCATCCtacgagaggaggaggagatgggtgaGCTAGAGGGCGAGTACGAGACATTGAGAAAGAGCGTCCGGGATCGACTGGGACATCTGCTTCACAGCACCAAGGTCCTACTGGAGACCGAGGAGGACGTCACCCCAGACCATCAGTGCAATGAG GAGGTTGATGGAGTTGTGGGTACTTTTGGGGCGAAAATGTGGACCTATCGGGTCCTGCTAGAGCTGATCCATTGGGCCGACTCTGCCTCGCAGACCCTTCACGTCCTCCACTccgagagggaagggagagaagaaATCTAG
- the LOC106608490 gene encoding uncharacterized protein isoform X2 yields MGANRRLPEGTPGVFCRRVCVRKRKGTPVKVCDRAYVTEDEEEEEEESLSEHSYSPGDGQYPDGAEDRLPPTGSPYYLADPSQLCVSELGEEGASGVRGPVLFHPPPNCRIREVHCGSQVRLVVIAIRDIAKGEEITVDYSLMDWGENAMDEEPGPHPLSLSDYLTPSWSLSPSSSPLTHTEPSDSDREEEEEDDDDDEEEEMEELRGRMLRRRKKRKIATPVTTTKKKSVANPRAGPGRPCSSSFSRLAASSTSTPAQTPSQPATPLAPPTTNINNNININIGSSSGATVSRRQHCPYCGRHYRSLARHLEKHHANQPEVRAAMELSALHTHPSSSTSSSHGHIFASPQPSSSSAPAPPPLFSRERERDAVAARSSSGAVSFSLSLSPPSASQSAAAKKASNLSVQTPKPGSAPAVAPVKSPPTSTPPRRGRKPKREKEEQQKAGESIRSKEEEMPPPPTPKPEEEEQDEELSGAGTVESPGDWSTQMASSHRHHMPPLLSSLSCLVLYLSRQQHSSFLSLTRSPSSAEAWRLLCHSSLALLILYNRHRECEVAKLTTQDYHNRTTPPSPTLTQANSANTPPTGMEAILSPFEHQVLCHLPRAGVLGKRGRIQPLILPPHCESCLELLLQTSSNVGVDPHSPYVFSRPFHSPATPLRGTDLLRNLARASGAKNPRALTQTRARQQVAILTQLLLLEEGEGQGQPGGAAAKRLEDFLQREYHVTQSCATIGRDPALMGRVGRVVIYGEKEGVLFRGMSLQHICLELDVMSGNSADSFSDDSDVEAEKVKEKVKEKVKEKVEEVKKQPGQPPSKNKAPAPSSVNPSLPGAHKRRIIQPKSGKRGVLKRPWSEAERIAVETHLKRNIMEQRVPAKADCERCLQLCPLLVSNQRDWRAIKFYCHNRIQLLKKQGRRERAGHSVR; encoded by the exons ATGGGAGCAAACCGCCGCCTCCCCGAGG GAACCCCTGGTGTGTTTTGTAGAAGGGTGTGTGTCAGGAAAAGGAAGGGTACCCCTGTGAAGGTGTGCGACCGGGCCTACGTGacagaggatgaagaggaggaggaagaggagagtctgtctgaacacagctacagtccag GTGATGGACAGTACCCAGACGGAGCGGAGGACAGACTACCTCCAACCGGAAGCCCTTACTACCTCGCCGACCCCTCCCAGCTCTG TGTGTCGGAGCTGGGCGAGGAGGGGGCGAGTGGGGTCCGGGGGCCAGTGCTCTTCCACCCCCCGCCCAACTGTAGGATCCGAGAGGTGCACTGCGGGAGTCAGGTGCGGCTGGTCGTCATAGCGATTCGCGACATCGCCAAAGGGGAGGAGATCACAGTGGACTACAGCCTGATGGACTGGGGAGAGAACGCCATG GATGAAGAGCCTGGCCCCCACCCGCTGTCTCTCTCCGACTACCTCACCCCCTCCtggtccctctccccctcctcctccccgctAACTCACACTGAGCCCAGCGATTCGGaccgagaggaggaggaggaagacgacGATGACGACGAagaagaagagatggaggagCTGAGGGGCCGCATGCTCCGCCGCCGAAAGAAGCGCAAAATAGCCACCCCCGTCACCaccaccaagaagaagagtgtCGCCAACCCCAGGGCCGGACCCGGGCGCCCCTGCTCATCCTCCTTCTCCCGGCTGGCTGCCTCCTCGACCTCGACCCCGGCCCAGACCCCGTCTCAGCCCGCCACCCCACTGGCGCCCCCCACcaccaacatcaacaacaacatcaacataaaCATCGGCAGCTCCAGCGGGGCCACTGTCAGCCGGCGGCAGCACTGCCCCTACTGCGGCCGCCACTACCGCTCTCTGGCACGCCACCTGGAGAAACACCATGCCAACCAGCCAGAGGTCAGGGCTGCCATGGAGCTATCCGCACTCCACACACacccttcctcctctacctcctcctcgcACGGCCACATCTTCGCCTCCCCCcagccctcctcttcctctgctcccgcccctccccctcttttctccagggagagagagagggatgcggTGGCCGCTCGAAGTTCCTCGGGGGCGGTCTCCTTTTCACTTTCACTCTCCCCACCCTCGGCTTCTCAGTCGGCCGCGGCCAAAAAAGCCTCCAACTTATCGGTTCAGACGCCCAAGCCAGGCTCAGCCCCTGCAGTGGCACCGGTGAAAAGTCCTCCCACATCCACGCCACCCAGGAGGGGCCGCAAGccgaagagagagaaggaggagcagCAGAAAGCGGGGGAGTCCATCAGGAGCAAAGAGGAAGAGATGCCTCCACCTCCTACCCCCAAGCCGGAGGAAGAAGAGCAGGATGAGGAGCTGAGTGGAGCGGGGACAGTAGAGAGTCCTGGGGACTGGAGTACACAGATGGCTAG CTCCCACAGACACCACatgccccctctcctctcttccctctcctgccTGGTGCTCTACCTGAGCCGGCAGCAGCACTCTTCCTTCTTGTCTCTCACTCGCTCCCCCAGTTCGGCTGAGGCCTGGCGCCTCCTCTGCCATTCCAGCCTGGCGCTGCTCATCCTCTACAACCGCCACCGAGAGTGTGAGGTGGCCAAGCTCACCACCCAGGACTACCACAACCGCACCACCCCCCCAAGCCCTACCCTGACCCAGGCTAACTCGGCCAACACCCCCCCCACAGGCATGGAGGCCATCCTCTCCCCCTTCGAGCATCAGGTCCTCTGCCACCTCCCCCGGGCAGGTGTGCTGGGTAAGAGGGGGCGTATCCAGCCCCTCATCCTGCCCCCGCACTGCGAGTCCTGCCTGGAACTGCTCCTTCAGACCTCCTCCAACGTGGGCGTCGACCCCCACAGCCCCTACGTCTTCTCCCGGCCCTTCCACTCGCCCGCAACGCCTCTCCGGGGCACCGACCTACTGCGCAACCTGGCACGTGCCAGCGGCGCCAAGAACCCCAGGGCGTTGACCCAGACACGGGCGCGCCAGCAGGTGGCCATTCTCACCCAGCTACTGCTCCTGGAGGAAGGCGAGGGGCAGGGCCAGCCGGGCGGGGCAGCCGCCAAGCGCCTGGAAGACTTCCTGCAGAGGGAGTACCACGTGACCCAGAGCTGTGCCACGATAGGCCGAGACCCGGCGCTGATGGGCCGTGTGGGCAGGGTGGTGATCTATGGGGAAAAGGAGGGGGTCCTCTTCAGAGGGATGAGTCTGCAGCACATCTGTCTGGAGCTGGATG TGATGTCAGGGAACTCTGCAGACTCCTTCTCAGACGACTCGGACGTGGAGGCAGAGAAGGTTAAGGAGAAGGTTAAAGAGAAGGTTaaggagaaggtggaggaggtgAAGAAGCAACCAGGTCAACCCCCCAGCAAGAATAAAGCCCCTGCTCCCTCCTCCGTCAACCCCTCGCTCCCTGGTGCCCACAAGAGGAGGATCATACAGCCCAAGTCAG GGAAGCGTGGGGTGCTGAAACGGCCCTGGTCGGAGGCGGAGCGCATCGCCGTGGAGACGCACCTGAAGAGGAACATCATGGAGCAGCGCGTGCCAGCCAAGGCGGACTGCGAGCGCTGCCTGCAGCTCTGTCCCCTGCTGGTCAGCAACCAGCGTGACTGGAGAGCCATCAAGTTCTACTGCCACAACCGCATCCAGCTACTGAAGAAGCAGGGCAGGAGGGAGAGGGCAGGACACTCTGTTAGATAG
- the LOC106608490 gene encoding uncharacterized protein isoform X1: protein MAENVRSPFEYREPPTLDSDGDGSKPPPPRGRVCVRKRKGTPVKVCDRAYVTEDEEEEEEESLSEHSYSPGDGQYPDGAEDRLPPTGSPYYLADPSQLCVSELGEEGASGVRGPVLFHPPPNCRIREVHCGSQVRLVVIAIRDIAKGEEITVDYSLMDWGENAMDEEPGPHPLSLSDYLTPSWSLSPSSSPLTHTEPSDSDREEEEEDDDDDEEEEMEELRGRMLRRRKKRKIATPVTTTKKKSVANPRAGPGRPCSSSFSRLAASSTSTPAQTPSQPATPLAPPTTNINNNININIGSSSGATVSRRQHCPYCGRHYRSLARHLEKHHANQPEVRAAMELSALHTHPSSSTSSSHGHIFASPQPSSSSAPAPPPLFSRERERDAVAARSSSGAVSFSLSLSPPSASQSAAAKKASNLSVQTPKPGSAPAVAPVKSPPTSTPPRRGRKPKREKEEQQKAGESIRSKEEEMPPPPTPKPEEEEQDEELSGAGTVESPGDWSTQMASSHRHHMPPLLSSLSCLVLYLSRQQHSSFLSLTRSPSSAEAWRLLCHSSLALLILYNRHRECEVAKLTTQDYHNRTTPPSPTLTQANSANTPPTGMEAILSPFEHQVLCHLPRAGVLGKRGRIQPLILPPHCESCLELLLQTSSNVGVDPHSPYVFSRPFHSPATPLRGTDLLRNLARASGAKNPRALTQTRARQQVAILTQLLLLEEGEGQGQPGGAAAKRLEDFLQREYHVTQSCATIGRDPALMGRVGRVVIYGEKEGVLFRGMSLQHICLELDVMSGNSADSFSDDSDVEAEKVKEKVKEKVKEKVEEVKKQPGQPPSKNKAPAPSSVNPSLPGAHKRRIIQPKSGKRGVLKRPWSEAERIAVETHLKRNIMEQRVPAKADCERCLQLCPLLVSNQRDWRAIKFYCHNRIQLLKKQGRRERAGHSVR from the exons ATGGCGGAGAACGTACGGTCGCCTTTTGAGTACCGGGAGCCACCGACCCTCGACAGCGACGGGGATGGGAGCAAACCGCCGCCTCCCCGAGG AAGGGTGTGTGTCAGGAAAAGGAAGGGTACCCCTGTGAAGGTGTGCGACCGGGCCTACGTGacagaggatgaagaggaggaggaagaggagagtctgtctgaacacagctacagtccag GTGATGGACAGTACCCAGACGGAGCGGAGGACAGACTACCTCCAACCGGAAGCCCTTACTACCTCGCCGACCCCTCCCAGCTCTG TGTGTCGGAGCTGGGCGAGGAGGGGGCGAGTGGGGTCCGGGGGCCAGTGCTCTTCCACCCCCCGCCCAACTGTAGGATCCGAGAGGTGCACTGCGGGAGTCAGGTGCGGCTGGTCGTCATAGCGATTCGCGACATCGCCAAAGGGGAGGAGATCACAGTGGACTACAGCCTGATGGACTGGGGAGAGAACGCCATG GATGAAGAGCCTGGCCCCCACCCGCTGTCTCTCTCCGACTACCTCACCCCCTCCtggtccctctccccctcctcctccccgctAACTCACACTGAGCCCAGCGATTCGGaccgagaggaggaggaggaagacgacGATGACGACGAagaagaagagatggaggagCTGAGGGGCCGCATGCTCCGCCGCCGAAAGAAGCGCAAAATAGCCACCCCCGTCACCaccaccaagaagaagagtgtCGCCAACCCCAGGGCCGGACCCGGGCGCCCCTGCTCATCCTCCTTCTCCCGGCTGGCTGCCTCCTCGACCTCGACCCCGGCCCAGACCCCGTCTCAGCCCGCCACCCCACTGGCGCCCCCCACcaccaacatcaacaacaacatcaacataaaCATCGGCAGCTCCAGCGGGGCCACTGTCAGCCGGCGGCAGCACTGCCCCTACTGCGGCCGCCACTACCGCTCTCTGGCACGCCACCTGGAGAAACACCATGCCAACCAGCCAGAGGTCAGGGCTGCCATGGAGCTATCCGCACTCCACACACacccttcctcctctacctcctcctcgcACGGCCACATCTTCGCCTCCCCCcagccctcctcttcctctgctcccgcccctccccctcttttctccagggagagagagagggatgcggTGGCCGCTCGAAGTTCCTCGGGGGCGGTCTCCTTTTCACTTTCACTCTCCCCACCCTCGGCTTCTCAGTCGGCCGCGGCCAAAAAAGCCTCCAACTTATCGGTTCAGACGCCCAAGCCAGGCTCAGCCCCTGCAGTGGCACCGGTGAAAAGTCCTCCCACATCCACGCCACCCAGGAGGGGCCGCAAGccgaagagagagaaggaggagcagCAGAAAGCGGGGGAGTCCATCAGGAGCAAAGAGGAAGAGATGCCTCCACCTCCTACCCCCAAGCCGGAGGAAGAAGAGCAGGATGAGGAGCTGAGTGGAGCGGGGACAGTAGAGAGTCCTGGGGACTGGAGTACACAGATGGCTAG CTCCCACAGACACCACatgccccctctcctctcttccctctcctgccTGGTGCTCTACCTGAGCCGGCAGCAGCACTCTTCCTTCTTGTCTCTCACTCGCTCCCCCAGTTCGGCTGAGGCCTGGCGCCTCCTCTGCCATTCCAGCCTGGCGCTGCTCATCCTCTACAACCGCCACCGAGAGTGTGAGGTGGCCAAGCTCACCACCCAGGACTACCACAACCGCACCACCCCCCCAAGCCCTACCCTGACCCAGGCTAACTCGGCCAACACCCCCCCCACAGGCATGGAGGCCATCCTCTCCCCCTTCGAGCATCAGGTCCTCTGCCACCTCCCCCGGGCAGGTGTGCTGGGTAAGAGGGGGCGTATCCAGCCCCTCATCCTGCCCCCGCACTGCGAGTCCTGCCTGGAACTGCTCCTTCAGACCTCCTCCAACGTGGGCGTCGACCCCCACAGCCCCTACGTCTTCTCCCGGCCCTTCCACTCGCCCGCAACGCCTCTCCGGGGCACCGACCTACTGCGCAACCTGGCACGTGCCAGCGGCGCCAAGAACCCCAGGGCGTTGACCCAGACACGGGCGCGCCAGCAGGTGGCCATTCTCACCCAGCTACTGCTCCTGGAGGAAGGCGAGGGGCAGGGCCAGCCGGGCGGGGCAGCCGCCAAGCGCCTGGAAGACTTCCTGCAGAGGGAGTACCACGTGACCCAGAGCTGTGCCACGATAGGCCGAGACCCGGCGCTGATGGGCCGTGTGGGCAGGGTGGTGATCTATGGGGAAAAGGAGGGGGTCCTCTTCAGAGGGATGAGTCTGCAGCACATCTGTCTGGAGCTGGATG TGATGTCAGGGAACTCTGCAGACTCCTTCTCAGACGACTCGGACGTGGAGGCAGAGAAGGTTAAGGAGAAGGTTAAAGAGAAGGTTaaggagaaggtggaggaggtgAAGAAGCAACCAGGTCAACCCCCCAGCAAGAATAAAGCCCCTGCTCCCTCCTCCGTCAACCCCTCGCTCCCTGGTGCCCACAAGAGGAGGATCATACAGCCCAAGTCAG GGAAGCGTGGGGTGCTGAAACGGCCCTGGTCGGAGGCGGAGCGCATCGCCGTGGAGACGCACCTGAAGAGGAACATCATGGAGCAGCGCGTGCCAGCCAAGGCGGACTGCGAGCGCTGCCTGCAGCTCTGTCCCCTGCTGGTCAGCAACCAGCGTGACTGGAGAGCCATCAAGTTCTACTGCCACAACCGCATCCAGCTACTGAAGAAGCAGGGCAGGAGGGAGAGGGCAGGACACTCTGTTAGATAG
- the LOC106608490 gene encoding flocculation protein FLO11 isoform X3 → MDWGENAMDEEPGPHPLSLSDYLTPSWSLSPSSSPLTHTEPSDSDREEEEEDDDDDEEEEMEELRGRMLRRRKKRKIATPVTTTKKKSVANPRAGPGRPCSSSFSRLAASSTSTPAQTPSQPATPLAPPTTNINNNININIGSSSGATVSRRQHCPYCGRHYRSLARHLEKHHANQPEVRAAMELSALHTHPSSSTSSSHGHIFASPQPSSSSAPAPPPLFSRERERDAVAARSSSGAVSFSLSLSPPSASQSAAAKKASNLSVQTPKPGSAPAVAPVKSPPTSTPPRRGRKPKREKEEQQKAGESIRSKEEEMPPPPTPKPEEEEQDEELSGAGTVESPGDWSTQMASSHRHHMPPLLSSLSCLVLYLSRQQHSSFLSLTRSPSSAEAWRLLCHSSLALLILYNRHRECEVAKLTTQDYHNRTTPPSPTLTQANSANTPPTGMEAILSPFEHQVLCHLPRAGVLGKRGRIQPLILPPHCESCLELLLQTSSNVGVDPHSPYVFSRPFHSPATPLRGTDLLRNLARASGAKNPRALTQTRARQQVAILTQLLLLEEGEGQGQPGGAAAKRLEDFLQREYHVTQSCATIGRDPALMGRVGRVVIYGEKEGVLFRGMSLQHICLELDVMSGNSADSFSDDSDVEAEKVKEKVKEKVKEKVEEVKKQPGQPPSKNKAPAPSSVNPSLPGAHKRRIIQPKSGKRGVLKRPWSEAERIAVETHLKRNIMEQRVPAKADCERCLQLCPLLVSNQRDWRAIKFYCHNRIQLLKKQGRRERAGHSVR, encoded by the exons ATGGACTGGGGAGAGAACGCCATG GATGAAGAGCCTGGCCCCCACCCGCTGTCTCTCTCCGACTACCTCACCCCCTCCtggtccctctccccctcctcctccccgctAACTCACACTGAGCCCAGCGATTCGGaccgagaggaggaggaggaagacgacGATGACGACGAagaagaagagatggaggagCTGAGGGGCCGCATGCTCCGCCGCCGAAAGAAGCGCAAAATAGCCACCCCCGTCACCaccaccaagaagaagagtgtCGCCAACCCCAGGGCCGGACCCGGGCGCCCCTGCTCATCCTCCTTCTCCCGGCTGGCTGCCTCCTCGACCTCGACCCCGGCCCAGACCCCGTCTCAGCCCGCCACCCCACTGGCGCCCCCCACcaccaacatcaacaacaacatcaacataaaCATCGGCAGCTCCAGCGGGGCCACTGTCAGCCGGCGGCAGCACTGCCCCTACTGCGGCCGCCACTACCGCTCTCTGGCACGCCACCTGGAGAAACACCATGCCAACCAGCCAGAGGTCAGGGCTGCCATGGAGCTATCCGCACTCCACACACacccttcctcctctacctcctcctcgcACGGCCACATCTTCGCCTCCCCCcagccctcctcttcctctgctcccgcccctccccctcttttctccagggagagagagagggatgcggTGGCCGCTCGAAGTTCCTCGGGGGCGGTCTCCTTTTCACTTTCACTCTCCCCACCCTCGGCTTCTCAGTCGGCCGCGGCCAAAAAAGCCTCCAACTTATCGGTTCAGACGCCCAAGCCAGGCTCAGCCCCTGCAGTGGCACCGGTGAAAAGTCCTCCCACATCCACGCCACCCAGGAGGGGCCGCAAGccgaagagagagaaggaggagcagCAGAAAGCGGGGGAGTCCATCAGGAGCAAAGAGGAAGAGATGCCTCCACCTCCTACCCCCAAGCCGGAGGAAGAAGAGCAGGATGAGGAGCTGAGTGGAGCGGGGACAGTAGAGAGTCCTGGGGACTGGAGTACACAGATGGCTAG CTCCCACAGACACCACatgccccctctcctctcttccctctcctgccTGGTGCTCTACCTGAGCCGGCAGCAGCACTCTTCCTTCTTGTCTCTCACTCGCTCCCCCAGTTCGGCTGAGGCCTGGCGCCTCCTCTGCCATTCCAGCCTGGCGCTGCTCATCCTCTACAACCGCCACCGAGAGTGTGAGGTGGCCAAGCTCACCACCCAGGACTACCACAACCGCACCACCCCCCCAAGCCCTACCCTGACCCAGGCTAACTCGGCCAACACCCCCCCCACAGGCATGGAGGCCATCCTCTCCCCCTTCGAGCATCAGGTCCTCTGCCACCTCCCCCGGGCAGGTGTGCTGGGTAAGAGGGGGCGTATCCAGCCCCTCATCCTGCCCCCGCACTGCGAGTCCTGCCTGGAACTGCTCCTTCAGACCTCCTCCAACGTGGGCGTCGACCCCCACAGCCCCTACGTCTTCTCCCGGCCCTTCCACTCGCCCGCAACGCCTCTCCGGGGCACCGACCTACTGCGCAACCTGGCACGTGCCAGCGGCGCCAAGAACCCCAGGGCGTTGACCCAGACACGGGCGCGCCAGCAGGTGGCCATTCTCACCCAGCTACTGCTCCTGGAGGAAGGCGAGGGGCAGGGCCAGCCGGGCGGGGCAGCCGCCAAGCGCCTGGAAGACTTCCTGCAGAGGGAGTACCACGTGACCCAGAGCTGTGCCACGATAGGCCGAGACCCGGCGCTGATGGGCCGTGTGGGCAGGGTGGTGATCTATGGGGAAAAGGAGGGGGTCCTCTTCAGAGGGATGAGTCTGCAGCACATCTGTCTGGAGCTGGATG TGATGTCAGGGAACTCTGCAGACTCCTTCTCAGACGACTCGGACGTGGAGGCAGAGAAGGTTAAGGAGAAGGTTAAAGAGAAGGTTaaggagaaggtggaggaggtgAAGAAGCAACCAGGTCAACCCCCCAGCAAGAATAAAGCCCCTGCTCCCTCCTCCGTCAACCCCTCGCTCCCTGGTGCCCACAAGAGGAGGATCATACAGCCCAAGTCAG GGAAGCGTGGGGTGCTGAAACGGCCCTGGTCGGAGGCGGAGCGCATCGCCGTGGAGACGCACCTGAAGAGGAACATCATGGAGCAGCGCGTGCCAGCCAAGGCGGACTGCGAGCGCTGCCTGCAGCTCTGTCCCCTGCTGGTCAGCAACCAGCGTGACTGGAGAGCCATCAAGTTCTACTGCCACAACCGCATCCAGCTACTGAAGAAGCAGGGCAGGAGGGAGAGGGCAGGACACTCTGTTAGATAG